A window of Tachypleus tridentatus isolate NWPU-2018 chromosome 7, ASM421037v1, whole genome shotgun sequence genomic DNA:
gccctGGTtttttgtggtttggtggttgtgcacagaatacCCTCTACaccttctgtgttcactgctgaactgtatgccatttatcttgttatggatcacatagaagctaagcagtactcaaactgcattatttagactgactctcttagttctctactggccctgaaatcaCTTCAccttagttcacaccctgttctcactgatattcaaaaccgactgacccatttctcttgAAAATCTTctttccagtttttctggatacctggccacattggtatttgcaggaacaagctCGCTGACACTACAGCTAAATCTaactgctctggcactatcactgctgtgcctgtttcatacatggactatggtcctgtattcaaggctcggctctgtgccagctggcagtcaacttgaaATGAGCAATGTgtaaacaagcttttccaaataaaaccatataCTGGATTTTGGCCATCTttcttctgtaaggattggaaagttgttttaactagactatgcattggtcacagttttttaacacatcattttctcttatctgtaactgatgcaccaatgtgtagtctgtgtgatactcaggtcacagtaagccatgttttactttctttctgtcattatgactctcagtgatggcaccattttgaacctgttctgtcccaaggtttgtccataatgttaggcagtgttattggtgatagtgacactgtccaccttagaaatgtttttagttttttaaaggctattaatctttttaatgccatttaagtgttTCAACTAATACATtacactttttttgtttttaatgcgattcccttttaagaatcaaagtacgtcaagttcaatttgaaattagaaaatgactgttgttaaaattttgctacatgtcttttaaaacttttattactttactttttgaaaatggccatgacATCAAATTACtcagaaccagaactggaaaggccaacttcaggtgactgacggtgatttttgtacttacctgttggtcttcctAGCAAGTtacgataattacagttatgctacagaaagttctttacaacttgtattactgtagtttttcttttaacattgtagactacatgtaaatattagttttatgctatttataattttttttaaactttgttttgttttaccttaatttacttttatgaattttactaaatttacttttcaactttttaccagatgtttggtgcagataggcCTAGCTAATTTGTGCCAAAAAATACCAAATTAACCAACCAAATGACGAATTTTCAGTATAGTGTATTTAGACACTTACTGCTGTTGTTAAATATAGCGTATTTATACACAGACCTCTAGAtttaacattatgaaaataaagttttattagtcatattttattttattatcagaaatgaaatcTCAGAACAAGCAGCCAGGTTACCAGGTTACCACAAATGCTGTGAAAGCTTATCTTCAGCGAAAAGAAcaggaagaaaaaaagaaatgtacGTGTAATTTAGTTTCAGAACAGATTGtctgagttatgtttaatgattctgttcaacttgtctaagttatgtttaatgattctgttcaacttgtctgagttatgtttaatgattctgttcaacttgtctaagttatgtttaatgattctgttcaacttgtctaagttatgtttaatgattctgtttaacttgtctaagttatgtttaatgattctgttcaacttgtctgagttatgtttaatgattctgttcaacttgtctaagttatgtttaatgattctgttcaacttgtctaagttatgtttaatgattctgttcaacttgtctaagttatgtttaatgattctgttcaacttgtctgagttatgtttaatgattctgttcaacttgtctaagttatgtttaatgattctgttcaacttgtctgagttatgtttaatgattctgttcaacttgtctgatttatgtttaatgattctgttcaacttgtctaagttatgtttaatgattctgttcaacttgtctgagttatgtttaatgattctgttcaacttgtctaagttatgtttaatgattctgttcaacttgtctaagttatgtttaatgattctgttcaacttgtctgagttatgtttaatgattctgttcaacttgtcggagttatgtttaatgattctgttcaacttgtctgagttatgtttaatgattctgttcaacttgtctaagttatgtttaatgattctgttcaacttgtctaagttatgtttaatgattctgttcaacttgtctaagttatgttatgtttaatgattctgttcaacttgtctaagttatgtttaatgattctgttcaacttgtctaagttatgtttaatgattctgttcaacttgtctaagttatgtttaatgattctattcaacttgtctaagttatgtttaatgattctgttcaacttgtctaagttatgtttaatgattctgttcaacttgtctaagttatgtttaatgattctgttcaacttgtctgagttatgtttaatgattctgttcaacttgtctgagttatgtttaataattttgttcaacttgtctgagttatgtttaatgattctgttcaacttgtctgagttatgttatgattctgttcaacttgtctgagttatgtttaatgattctgttcaacttgtctgagttatgtttaatgattctgttcaacttgtctaagttatgtttaatgattctgttcaacttgtctaagttatgtttaatgattctgttcaacttgtctaagttatgtttaatgattctgttcaacttgtctaagttatgtttaatgattctgttcaacttgtctgagttatgtttaatgattctgttcaacttgtctgagttatgtttaatgattctgttcaacttgtctgagttatgtttaatgattctgttcaacttgtctgagttatgtttaatgattctgttcaacttgtctaagttatgtttaatgattctgttcaacttgtctgagttatgtttaatgattctgttcaacttgtctgagttatgtttaatgattctgttcaacttgtctaagttatgtttaatgattctgttcaacttgtctgagttatgtttaatgattctgttcaacttgtctgagttatgtttaatgattctgttcaacttgtctgagttatgtttaatgattctgttcaacttgtctgagttatgtttaatgattctgttcaacttgtctgagTCATGTTATGATTCTGTTTAACTTGtctgagttatgtttaatgattctgtttagcttgtctgagttatgtttaatgattctgttcaacttgtctaagttatgtttaatgattctgttcaacttgtctaagttatgtttaatgattctgttcaacttgtctaagttatgtttaatgattctgttcaacttgtctaagttatgtttaatgattctgttcaacttgtctaagttatgtttaatgattctgttcaacttgtctaagttatgtttaatgattctgttcaacttgtctaagttatgtttaatgattctgttcaacttgtctgagttatgtttaatgattctgttcaacttgtctgagttatgtttaatgattctgttcaacttgtctgagttatgtttaatgattctgttcaacttgtctgagttatgtttaatgattctgttcaacttgtctgagttatgtttaatgattctgttcaacttgtctgagttatgtttaatgattctgttcaacttgtctgagttatgtttaatgattctgttcaacttgtctgagttatgtttaatgattctgttcaacttgtctgagttatgtttaatgattctgttcaacttgtctgagttatgtttaatgattctgttcaacttgtctaagttatgtttaatgattctgttcaactgAAGTTACTGTTGGTAAGAAAGACTTTATCATTAAGATAAAGATCATATTTAATGATCCGAAGATTCAAGAATGATTTATGTAGTTGATGTCACTAACATTATATGGATTTCTATAATTATATGAAGGTTGAATGAGAGTTTATGTAATGACTAGTTCACGTAAATATTGTCAACCAGCATTGTTTGTgaacattatatataatgtagttatttattattaaccagTTTTGTTCCTTAGAGTGTATTTTATTCAGCTACATACTTTTAACCAGTAAGAGTTTATCATAGTATATTTCATGAGATAATCTacattgttgtaaatataatacagttcattaaaaacattttcatcctGCAGTGCTAGAAGTTCTCAAGAAAAAAGAACATTTGTTGTCTCTTCGAGCTCAGAGTTCAAAAAATTccaaaaaagcaaaattaatggCATCAAGAACAAAAGACAACAATTTTAGTGGACTCAGATTGACTGGAGACAATCTGGATGCAAAATTGGAAAGAGAAAAAGAACTCAGAGAGAAATgccaaaaacaaaattgaaagaacAAAGAATGGACTAGAAGAACATGATAGTCAAGTCCTAAGGAAACAAAAGAGAAAGGCAGAGACTTGTGATATGAATAATAACGATGAAATGTTTACATCTGCTTTAAATCAGTTGCTTTTAAAGAAACCTCGTTTGACAGAAGAACGGCTCAAGAAAGATGTTCTGGGATGCGAtcctacaacaaacaaacttcaaaataATGGAGTACTGCCAAAATCAAGCAACATCCAACTCAGATGGAAAACGTCCAGGATATTTTGAAAACAGCttctcacaaacatcatgaaccaGTTGTAAAGGAAAGTGAAAATCAAAGACTGATGGATGAAAGGAGAATATACATGGATGCAGAAAACAGGAAAAAGAAAACCACTGTACTGTGTAATTCTACCAAAGAAAAGACAAGACAAAGGGACAGGATTTGTAAGCTACCATGCAAAAAAGTGCTTTGCGAAAAAGGCGAAAATAATCCCATTGGATCAAATTTGCTAGCCAACTCTCGAAATCAATTTAAAGGTTTTAGATTACTTGCAAATGCCAAACATCATCTGACAAGAATGTCTGGATCAGCTGCCATGTCACAAAGTACAGTTGATTGGAAAAATCAGAATACTGATAAAAGATCACATAATGAGAAAGTATTAAATCCAAGCAAACCAAAGTCTGCTCACATTGGAGATAGCTCTACTGCCACTTTGTATCTTGCAAAAGGAAATCGTTACATTAATCACAAAGAAGAAGAAATGGATATTTTACCTCCTCATACTGATGAAAGATAcactttaaaatttagaaatttgcAAAGGGTTGGTTTACACCTTGATACAAATGATGATATACAGTCAACTCCTCAGAAGAAAAGTGGTAACTGTGAAAGTACTGTTAGCCCAGATGCAGAATTACATAAGTTTAAAGATAGCTCAGTTTGTAATGAAGTTGTTGTATATAAAGAGGATGAAATGTACAATTCTTGTAAATACACTAATGGGAGTTATGTTAAAGATTATTCAATCTCCAAACCAAACTTGAACTACAGACTTCCTGaaaaccaactaaataatatGAAATCTATTAAAAAACCTTGCCTTAACTACAAATTACCTCATTCACAAAACCAGCTTAATAGTAGGAAATCTACTGAGGAACCTCATTCTCATTTGATGTCATCTCATTCCAAAagtcataatattaaaataaaaaccaatgaCAAGCCTAATCCTAATTTTAGAATACCTCGAAGAGCTACTTGTTCTAAAAACAATGAGAAACTTGACTCTAATAATACAGTATCAGACTTGGAGAGGTGGCCTTCTAATGCCAACAGTAATGGGAaacttggttttaataacagagcACCTGATTTGGAGAGACGACTTTCTAATGCCAACAGTAATGGGAaacttggttttaataacagagcACCTGATTTGGAGAGACGACTTTCTAATGCCAACTGTAATGGGAAAATTAGTTCCAGTACTAGAACTTCTAATTTTGAGAGACGACCTTTTAATACCAACAGTAATGAGAACATTAGCTCTAATAACAAAGCATCTGATTGGGAGAGACAATCTtctaatatcaacattaatgggAAAATTAGCTCTAAGAACAGAGCACCTGATTTGGAGAGAATACCTTTTAATATCAACAGTAATGGGAAAATTAGTTCCAATACCAACAGTAATGAGAAAATTAGCTTTAATAGCAAAGCATCTGATTTGGAGAGACAACCTTCTAATACAAACAGCAATGAGAAAATTAGTTCCAACACTAGAACATCTGATTTAGAGAGACAACCTtctaatatcaacattaatggtaAAATTAGCTCTAAGAACAGAACACCTGGTTTGGAGAGACGACATTTTAATATCAACAGTAATGGGAAAATTAGTTCCAGCTCTAAAACATCTGGTTTCAAGAGACAATATTctaatacaaacagtaataagaTAATTATCTCTAATAACAGAGCACCTGATTTGGAGAGACAACTTTCTAATGTCAACAGCAATGGTAAAATTACCTCTAAGAGCAGAGTACCTGATTTGGAGAGACGACCTTCTAATACCAACAGTAATGGGAAAATTAGTTCCAGCACTAAAACATCTGATTTGGAGAGACGATCTTCTAATACAAACAGTGATAAGAAAACTAACAGAGCACTTGAGTTGGAGAAACAACCttttaatatcaacattaataGTAAAATTAGCTCTAAGAACAGAGCACCTGATTTGGAGAGACGACCTTTTAATATCAACAGTAATAGGAAAACTAGTTCCAACACTGATTTGGAGAGCGACCTTTTAATATATCCAACAGTAATGAGAAAATTAAGTCTAATAACAAAGCATCTAATTTGGAGAGACAACCTTCTAATATGAACAGTAATGAGAAAAGTAAGCCTAATAACAAAGCATCTAATTTGGAGAGACAACCTTCTAATACCAACAGTAATgagaaaattaagtttaataacaaAGCATCTAATTTGGAGAGACAACCTTTTAATACCAACAGTAATgagaaaattaagtttaataacaaAGCATCTAATTTGGAGAGACAACTTTTTAATACCAACAGTAATgagaaaattaagtttaataagaAAGCATCTAATTTGGAGAGACAACCTTCTAATACCAACAGTAATGAGAAAAGTAAGCCTAATAACAAAGCATCTAATTTGGAGAGACAACCTTTTAATACCAACAGTAATGAGAAAAGTAAGCCTAATAACAAAGCATCTAATTTGGAGAGACAACCTTCTAATACCAACAGTAATGAAAAAATTAAGTCTAATAGCAGAGCATCTTATTTGGAGAGACAACCTTCTAATACCAACAGTAAGAGGAATATTAGTTCTAACACTAGAACATGTGATTTAGAGAGACGACCTtctaatatcaacattaatgggAAAATTAGTCCTAACACTAGAATATCATATTTGGAAAGACAACTTAATACTAATAGTAGTTGTCAAGTTAGCTCTAACAAAATAGCACCTCATTTGGAGAGACAATCTACTGATACTAATGGTGATGTGAAATTTAGTTTCAGCAACAGAAGAACTGATACAGAAAGAAGGTCTTTTAGCACCACCATAAATAGGAAACTTagttataataacatattatttgacTTGGAGAAACAACCTCTTAAcaacaatgttaataaaaaatgtcTTGCTAATAACAGAGAAACTCATTTAATGAAAGAAACTGCAAGTTTCAGATTGAATGAAAAACCTAGTTTTGaccataaaacatcaaataagACCAAGTTCACTGAGAAACCCCTGTTTAATGGCAGGACACATATGAAGAAAGatgttattaataacatattcAATGAAGAATCTAACAATAGTCACAGAAAGCCTTATTTGCAAGAACCACCTGTTAATATCAAATCTAATAGCAGGCCTAGCTCTGACTGTAGAGTACCTTATTTGGATAGAGAGACAACTTGTAACAAATCTGGTGTGAAACATAGATCAAATGACCaggtaaaatatattgataaagaAAGGACGAGGAACAAATCCAATGAGAAACCTATCACTAATTGTGGAAGACCTTTCTTGGATAAACATTCTTCTACTATAAAATCAAATAGAAACCTTAACTTCAAAGTACCTAATTTGGAAAATCTCTCTACTGACAATACATTAAATGAGAAACCACAGCCTAAGTGCAGGTCACTTTACATGGAAAAACAATCAGCTCAAACCAGATCCAATAATAAACCTAGTTCTGACTTGCTGCAACCTCACTCACAAATGCAGAAACGAAATGTGAAACCCAGTTGTAATCTCAATGCTAGCAGCCGACAAACTAATACGACATCAGAGAGGAAACTTTGCCCAAACTACAATGATTCTCTTTCACAAAAGGAACTTGCTGAGGTTAAAACCAAGAGCAACAATAGGGTGGATTCAGTTCCCACCAAAAATCAGCCTGctaatacaaaatttaatctACAACCTAGTCATAAAGGTGGACAACCAGGCCCTGAAGATCAGTATCTTAATGTCAAATCCAGAGGGAAGCTATTATGTAGCAACAGAGAACGACAAAAATTCACTGGTTATCATCATGTTCAAAAAAGTAAGTACATATCCTGTTGCTACAGCCAAATGTACAGGAAGTAGCATATAGacgtattaataaaattagtagtaTGTACATGTTCAGTCATTCCATTTAGTAGTATGTATAATAATATCTGATTATGAGTGggaaagtattttgttttctatgtgCTAGTacctatagtaattaataaaatacaaaattgagtATGTGTCCCACTTTTCTATTTCCTGGTATTCATagttagtaataacaagtaacagtatGTATGTATCCAAATTTTTTATGCTAGTATTTAGAGTAATTAATAACAACACTGGTATATATGTATCCTAATTTTCTATATGCTTGTATTTAGAGTAACTAACAACAGTGAGTATGTATGTATCCTAATTTTCTATATGATTGTATTTAGagtaattaataacaacagtGAGTATGTATGTATCCTAATTTTCTATATGATTGTATTtagagtaattaataacaattaacagtGAGTATGTAACCTAATTTTTGATTccagtattttaataagaattaacAGCTTAATTTTATGCTAGTATTTAGAGTATGTATGTAACTTAATTTTTATGCTAGTATTTAGAGTAATTTATAACTAACAGTGGATTCTATGTGTCCTAATTTTCTATATCCTTGTATTtagtgtaattaataacaattaacagtGAGTATGTATGCATCCTAATTTTCTCTACTGGTAGTTAGAGTAATTGATAATGATTAACAGTGATATATATGTATCCTAATTTTCTATGTGTTTGTATTaagagtaattaataacaattaacagtACTTATGCATTCTTATTTTCTATTTGCTTATATTcatagtaattaataacaattaaccATGGTATTTATGTATCCTAATTTTTCATTTGCTTGTATTTCgagtatttaataattaatggtGAGCATCTATTTATCTTAAGGTTTATGCTAGTATTTAGAGTAATTATTAACAACAGTCAGTATGTATGTATCCTAATTTTTTATGCTGGTATTTACAGcaattaataacaattaacagtGAGTATGTATGTATCAATATTCTATGCTAGTATTGAAAGTAATTAATGACAATTAACAGTGAGTATGTATGTATCCTTATTTACTATATGCTTGCATTtagagtaattaataacaattaacagtAGTATATGTGTATCctaatttttaatgtattcttagaaattaataatgtttagCAGTTATAAGTATATATCCCAGTTTTCTATTTGCTAGTATTCATAGTAATTAATAagaattaacagttttaatgtatCCTAATATTTTATGCTAATATTTAGAGTAATTAATAACAACTGTACGTATGTATTGTAGTCTTTAtgctaatattttaataagaattaacAGCCAGTATGAATGTAACCTAATTTTTTATGctagtatttaaagtatttaataacaattaacagtGAATATGTATGTATCGGTATTTACTATATGCTTGTATTTAGagtaattaataacaacagtAGGTATGTATGTATACTAATTTTCTATGCAAGTATTTAGAGCaattaataataactgtataCTAACAGAAGGTATTTATGTATCCTAATTTTCAATAAGCATTTATTCAATAAGCATTTATTCTAGTAATTCATAATGATTCACAGTGGTATGTATGTATTCC
This region includes:
- the LOC143256329 gene encoding uncharacterized protein LOC143256329: MNSNEKSKPNNKASNLERQPSNTNSNEKIKFNNKASNLERQPFNTNSNEKIKFNNKASNLERQLFNTNSNEKIKFNKKASNLERQPSNTNSNEKSKPNNKASNLERQPFNTNSNEKSKPNNKASNLERQPSNTNSNEKIKSNSRASYLERQPSNTNSKRNISSNTRTCDLERRPSNININGKISPNTRISYLERQLNTNSSCQVSSNKIAPHLERQSTDTNGDVKFSFSNRRTDTERRSFSTTINRKLSYNNILFDLEKQPLNNNVNKKCLANNRETHLMKETASFRLNEKPSFDHKTSNKTKFTEKPLFNGRTHMKKDVINNIFNEESNNSHRKPYLQEPPVNIKSNSRPSSDCRVPYLDRETTCNKSGVKHRSNDQVKYIDKERTRNKSNEKPITNCGRPFLDKHSSTIKSNRNLNFKVPNLENLSTDNTLNEKPQPKCRSLYMEKQSAQTRSNNKPSSDLLQPHSQMQKRNVKPSCNLNASSRQTNTTSERKLCPNYNDSLSQKELAEVKTKSNNRVDSVPTKNQPANTKFNLQPSHKGGQPGPEDQYLNVKSRGKLLCSNRERQKFTGYHHVQKKAPVKRRIESDDEEDDMSDFIDDTPVGEEEDYSSMIREIFGYDRRKYIDDDFDDSNMEASYAEVMKEEKRSARIGLMEDLEDMRKEAEEKKRKKQLKMKKETKR